One genomic region from Sulfolobales archaeon encodes:
- a CDS encoding Nre family DNA repair protein — MGYLLGGFGKEISSSLCVRCKGYKMLCGLPRCPLIVRLRAQAKVYVKIVGRDVEGSTPPSGVVGEKDYPVVPVLIGIPPGVIGDEASIYDSPEKWWGVKSLEDIIELRSSVVAALIKADVRNYQRLIDLEIPFAMVSSKPVDTEASLARAPTPVKTLDPIITPHGLLAVADRVRVNSNPSIPRSVEKIYGDELRASEAIWELYMGGVSIYTIQRALSFGLLGLPRNRRLVPTRWAITAVDSVISSKLLRSIRTYSSVNDIELYRGEYLGNRFWVIIQPGPYSFEWIEIWHPNTIFTEGGREPIVIRNREGFSGEPLFMDGGYHAARLAVLEHLYRRGRRASIIVVREITPRYYASVGNWHIRETVRRILEKSPEKVSTISEAISTVESELLANMIRLGDKARGRQQTLDRYLGPK, encoded by the coding sequence GTGGGATATCTCCTAGGAGGTTTTGGAAAGGAGATCTCTTCATCTCTATGTGTAAGATGTAAAGGCTATAAGATGCTCTGCGGACTACCAAGATGCCCCTTAATAGTGAGGTTAAGGGCACAGGCAAAGGTATATGTTAAGATTGTTGGAAGAGATGTTGAAGGTTCTACACCTCCAAGTGGTGTTGTTGGTGAGAAGGACTACCCGGTGGTACCTGTGTTAATAGGTATACCACCTGGTGTTATCGGTGATGAGGCCTCTATATATGATTCCCCTGAAAAATGGTGGGGTGTCAAGTCTCTGGAAGATATAATAGAGCTTAGATCAAGTGTTGTAGCAGCATTAATAAAAGCTGATGTTAGGAATTACCAGAGGTTAATAGATCTTGAGATACCCTTTGCAATGGTATCGTCAAAACCAGTTGATACAGAGGCTAGCCTTGCTAGAGCTCCCACCCCTGTAAAGACACTAGATCCTATAATAACACCCCACGGCCTCTTAGCAGTAGCTGATAGGGTTAGGGTAAACAGTAACCCCAGCATACCTAGAAGTGTTGAGAAGATCTATGGTGATGAGTTGAGAGCATCAGAAGCTATATGGGAGTTATATATGGGGGGTGTCTCAATATATACAATACAGAGAGCTCTATCCTTCGGCCTTCTAGGTCTTCCTAGGAATAGAAGGCTTGTCCCCACTAGATGGGCTATAACAGCTGTTGATAGTGTTATATCATCTAAGCTTCTGAGATCTATTAGGACATATAGCTCTGTAAACGATATAGAGCTATACCGAGGAGAATATCTAGGAAACAGGTTTTGGGTTATAATACAGCCAGGTCCATATAGCTTTGAGTGGATAGAGATCTGGCATCCTAACACGATATTTACAGAGGGGGGAAGAGAACCGATTGTTATAAGAAATAGAGAGGGTTTCAGTGGAGAGCCTCTCTTCATGGATGGAGGATACCACGCAGCTAGGTTAGCTGTTCTAGAACATCTTTATAGAAGAGGTAGGAGGGCATCGATAATTGTTGTAAGGGAGATCACACCAAGATACTATGCCAGCGTGGGTAACTGGCACATAAGGGAGACGGTTAGAAGGATTCTGGAAAAATCTCCGGAGAAGGTATCCACAATATCAGAGGCTATATCTACTGTAGAGAGTGAACTGCTAGCAAATATGATCAGGCTGGGAGATAAGGCTCGTGGAAGGCAGCAGACCCTTGATAGATACCTCGGGCCGAAATGA
- a CDS encoding DNA-directed RNA polymerase subunit M, whose protein sequence is MEFCPKCGGVMMPTKKGESVYLKCSKCGYEKKASGDALRGYTISRETDRSLRVKTTSKISEARGISRSIEELEQEKEEYYEIFLDLVEKEEEPEQPEE, encoded by the coding sequence ATGGAATTTTGCCCCAAATGCGGAGGAGTTATGATGCCAACTAAGAAAGGGGAGAGTGTGTATCTCAAATGCAGCAAATGTGGATATGAGAAAAAGGCGTCGGGAGACGCTTTAAGGGGATACACAATATCTAGGGAGACAGATAGAAGCTTAAGGGTTAAAACAACATCTAAGATTAGCGAGGCTAGAGGTATATCTAGAAGCATTGAAGAGCTGGAGCAGGAGAAGGAAGAATACTATGAGATCTTCCTAGATCTAGTGGAGAAGGAGGAAGAGCCAGAGCAGCCTGAGGAGTAG